The uncultured Flavobacterium sp. genome has a window encoding:
- a CDS encoding DUF6495 family protein, which translates to MKYARLTKEQFDELHAEFASFLATQAIDRAEWDSLKLNKPEVAEQELDVFSDLIWEGVLSRAEYLEHFSKNHIFLFQCFEEHVQSIVLKSLVPETDFLTKDGLQWLSDNMFTENIEMKVGKKVFTEDRNASIFELIQQGAFLSDGQLFTQINTIIES; encoded by the coding sequence ATGAAATACGCAAGATTAACAAAAGAGCAATTTGATGAATTGCACGCAGAATTCGCTAGTTTTTTAGCTACTCAGGCAATTGATAGGGCAGAGTGGGATTCTCTTAAATTAAATAAACCGGAAGTTGCAGAACAGGAGTTAGATGTTTTTTCAGATTTAATTTGGGAAGGTGTTTTATCAAGAGCTGAATATTTAGAGCATTTCTCTAAAAATCATATCTTTTTATTTCAGTGTTTTGAAGAACATGTTCAGTCGATTGTATTGAAATCATTGGTTCCGGAAACTGATTTTTTGACTAAAGATGGTTTACAATGGCTGAGTGATAATATGTTTACTGAGAACATTGAAATGAAAGTTGGAAAAAAAGTATTTACTGAAGATAGAAATGCATCTATTTTTGAATTAATTCAACAAGGAGCATTTTTAAGTGACGGACAATTGTTTACTCAAATTAATACTATTATTGAGTCTTAA
- a CDS encoding YihY/virulence factor BrkB family protein, with protein MSQEIEDRIEKIPVVRYLARFLKRIKLPWLEGFSLYDLLEMYTIGIIDGAFSYHASAVSFSFFMALFPFALFILNLIPFIPIEGFQQDFLQFVQQGVPPNTYDAISKIISDILNNSHSGLLSSGFLLSIFLMANGINGILSGFESSKHVFDKRGFFNQYLVALAISLLMTIILFVTVATIVVFEVFIQKTIIQDVLSDRIPLIILGRYLFVVLMILITSSILLRYGTKQYNKVPFISIGSVFTTILIVISSFFFGIWVIKFSKYNELYGSIGTLLILMFYIWINCMILLLGFELNATIRKLKQKKDK; from the coding sequence ATGTCTCAAGAGATAGAAGACCGGATTGAAAAAATTCCTGTAGTACGTTATTTAGCCCGGTTTTTAAAAAGAATAAAACTACCATGGTTAGAAGGCTTTTCGTTGTATGATTTGCTCGAAATGTATACTATTGGTATTATTGACGGTGCATTTTCGTATCATGCCAGTGCGGTTTCGTTTAGTTTTTTCATGGCTTTGTTTCCATTTGCTTTATTTATTTTAAACTTAATTCCGTTTATTCCGATTGAAGGATTTCAGCAGGATTTTTTGCAATTTGTGCAGCAGGGAGTTCCGCCAAATACTTATGATGCAATTAGTAAAATTATTAGTGATATTTTAAATAATAGTCACTCAGGATTGCTTTCGTCAGGATTTTTGCTTTCTATTTTTTTGATGGCAAATGGTATTAACGGGATTTTGAGCGGCTTTGAATCTTCTAAACATGTTTTTGATAAACGCGGTTTTTTTAATCAGTATTTAGTAGCGTTGGCGATTTCACTTCTCATGACAATTATATTGTTTGTAACGGTGGCTACGATTGTTGTTTTTGAGGTGTTTATTCAAAAAACAATCATTCAGGATGTGTTGAGTGATCGTATTCCGCTGATCATTTTAGGACGATATTTGTTTGTAGTATTAATGATTTTGATAACATCTTCAATATTATTGCGTTATGGTACAAAACAATATAATAAAGTACCTTTTATAAGTATCGGATCTGTTTTTACAACCATCTTAATTGTTATATCTTCGTTCTTTTTTGGGATTTGGGTTATAAAATTCTCAAAATATAATGAACTTTATGGCTCGATTGGTACATTATTGATTCTAATGTTTTATATTTGGATAAACTGTATGATTCTGCTTTTGGGATTTGAATTGAATGCCACTATCAGAAAATTAAAACAAAAAAAAGATAAATAA
- a CDS encoding carboxypeptidase regulatory-like domain-containing protein has product MKKIFALVLCVLSLAVATGQTTTSSIKGIVKSSSNELLPGASILAIHTPTGTKYSAVSNEDGRFSILNMRIGGPYKITVTFVGFQNQEYHDINLDLGKPFNLAVQLEDASQALEEVKIVSKDKVFKSGKTGAETTIGRRELTALPTISRSAEDFTRLEPTASGGSFGGRNDQYNNYSLNGAVFNNPFGLDAATPGGQTGAQPISLDAIEQIQVATAPYDVTLSGFTGASVNAVTKSGTNEFHGTAYAFYRDQDLTGDKIKGEKIFVPTLEQTQAGFSLGAPIIKDKLFIFGNFEIDRRSDLGSNFVANNNDGVTGINESRVMESDLIAVSNALAKLGYNTGAYQGFIHKSDSNKGIIKLDWNINDNHKLAVIYNFLDASKDKTAHPTALGFRGPNASILQFQNSGYQINNNLSSFLVELNSKFSESVSNKLQAGYSHFNDYRVPFSVPAPVINIQDGAGSNYIIAGHEPFSINNTLDQKVIQITDNLTYTVGKHAFTFGSSFEKFKFENSFNLAGYDNFGNPNGYAGTFFTPYFTTQDFLNDAAKPFATSIIAQNLQYAQNVFNTKSNFAVGADGGWKLAELNVGQLAFYAQDDFSVNDDFKLSVGLRIDKPLYFNTADLIQKYIDTDNGGAGRNNNIDYYDPQTGQAVKLISTDLPSDKILWSPRVGFNWDVKGDATSQLRGGSGVFTGRIPFVWLGNQVSGADDSFLQIMDPNYKWPQVWRTSLGFDHRFKSNYILTLDLSYNKDINAVQVQNWGLKPPTGTLAGVDNRAIYVAADHGANNAYVMTNSKKGSAFNATVKVQKNFENGLYASVAYNYLKSKDVNSIEAEITGDAFAFNPALGNVNNAVLSNSKYGDNHRFIGVASKKWKYGKDKWATTVSTFLEYAQGGRFNYTYGGDINGDGSAVNDLIYIPTTAEIALMNFSGAGQAEAFDKFIYQDKYMKNRRGQYADRYGAISPWRGRCDLKLMQDYNFKFSSASEKKNTIQFSIDILNFGNLINSNWGVVQVPTSVQPIGVKVVGNTPTYTFNNTPTKTFSYDASLTSRWQAQFGIRYIF; this is encoded by the coding sequence ATGAAAAAAATCTTTGCATTAGTATTATGTGTGCTCTCATTAGCTGTCGCTACCGGGCAAACAACGACCTCGAGTATTAAGGGTATTGTAAAGAGTTCATCAAATGAACTATTACCAGGTGCTAGTATTTTGGCGATTCATACCCCTACAGGAACTAAATATTCAGCTGTTTCCAATGAAGATGGAAGATTTAGTATTTTGAATATGAGAATTGGAGGTCCGTATAAAATTACGGTAACTTTTGTGGGCTTTCAAAACCAGGAATATCACGATATAAATCTTGATTTAGGGAAACCTTTTAATCTTGCTGTTCAATTAGAAGATGCGAGTCAGGCTTTAGAAGAGGTTAAAATTGTCTCTAAGGATAAGGTTTTTAAAAGCGGAAAAACCGGTGCAGAAACTACAATTGGCAGAAGAGAATTAACTGCATTGCCTACAATTTCAAGATCGGCTGAAGATTTTACCCGTTTAGAGCCAACTGCAAGCGGCGGTTCTTTTGGAGGAAGAAACGATCAGTATAATAATTACTCTTTAAACGGAGCAGTTTTTAATAATCCTTTTGGATTGGATGCTGCAACTCCGGGAGGTCAAACCGGCGCCCAGCCAATTTCATTAGATGCAATCGAACAGATTCAGGTTGCTACGGCTCCTTATGATGTTACGTTATCCGGTTTTACAGGAGCTTCTGTTAATGCGGTTACTAAATCAGGAACAAATGAATTTCACGGTACTGCTTATGCATTTTACAGAGATCAGGATTTGACCGGGGATAAAATTAAAGGCGAAAAAATATTCGTTCCAACGTTAGAGCAAACTCAGGCGGGTTTTAGCTTAGGTGCGCCAATTATTAAAGACAAATTATTCATTTTCGGAAATTTCGAAATTGACAGAAGAAGTGATTTAGGATCTAATTTTGTGGCTAATAATAATGATGGTGTTACTGGAATTAATGAGTCGAGAGTTATGGAATCTGATTTAATTGCAGTTTCGAATGCTTTGGCAAAATTAGGATATAATACTGGTGCATATCAGGGTTTTATTCATAAATCAGATTCTAATAAAGGAATTATTAAGCTAGATTGGAATATAAATGATAATCATAAACTGGCTGTTATTTATAATTTTCTGGATGCTTCAAAAGATAAAACTGCTCACCCAACTGCACTTGGTTTCAGGGGGCCAAATGCTTCTATTTTGCAATTTCAAAATTCGGGATATCAAATCAATAATAACTTAAGTTCTTTTTTAGTTGAGCTAAATTCAAAATTCAGCGAAAGCGTTTCGAATAAGTTACAGGCAGGATATTCGCATTTTAATGATTACAGAGTGCCATTTTCAGTTCCGGCTCCGGTAATTAATATTCAGGATGGGGCAGGTTCTAATTATATTATTGCAGGTCATGAGCCATTTTCTATCAATAATACTTTAGATCAAAAGGTGATTCAAATTACAGACAATTTGACTTATACGGTTGGTAAACATGCTTTTACTTTTGGTTCTTCTTTCGAAAAATTCAAATTTGAAAATTCATTTAATTTAGCCGGTTATGATAATTTTGGCAACCCAAATGGATATGCAGGTACTTTTTTTACGCCGTATTTTACCACGCAGGATTTTCTGAATGATGCAGCTAAACCTTTTGCTACAAGTATTATTGCACAAAACCTTCAATATGCGCAAAATGTTTTTAATACTAAAAGTAATTTTGCTGTTGGTGCAGATGGTGGGTGGAAACTGGCTGAATTAAACGTTGGTCAATTGGCATTTTATGCGCAAGATGATTTTAGTGTGAATGATGATTTTAAATTATCTGTGGGTTTAAGAATAGATAAGCCATTGTATTTTAATACTGCAGATTTGATTCAGAAATATATTGATACAGATAATGGTGGTGCAGGAAGAAATAATAATATCGATTATTATGATCCGCAAACAGGTCAGGCAGTTAAGTTAATTTCTACAGATTTACCAAGTGATAAAATTCTTTGGTCGCCTAGAGTTGGTTTTAACTGGGATGTAAAAGGAGATGCAACTTCTCAGCTTCGTGGAGGATCTGGAGTTTTTACGGGAAGAATTCCTTTTGTTTGGTTAGGAAATCAGGTTAGTGGTGCTGATGACAGCTTTTTGCAAATTATGGATCCGAATTATAAATGGCCTCAAGTGTGGAGAACAAGTTTAGGTTTTGACCATAGATTTAAAAGTAATTATATACTTACTCTTGATTTGTCTTATAATAAGGATATTAATGCCGTACAGGTTCAAAACTGGGGATTAAAACCTCCCACAGGAACATTGGCTGGTGTCGATAACAGAGCAATTTATGTTGCAGCAGATCATGGTGCAAACAATGCTTATGTAATGACTAATTCAAAGAAAGGAAGTGCTTTTAATGCAACGGTTAAAGTGCAAAAGAACTTTGAAAATGGTTTGTATGCAAGTGTTGCTTATAATTATTTAAAATCAAAAGACGTAAATTCTATTGAAGCTGAAATTACCGGAGATGCTTTTGCTTTTAATCCTGCTTTAGGAAATGTAAATAATGCTGTTTTATCGAATTCTAAATATGGAGACAATCATCGTTTTATTGGAGTTGCTTCAAAAAAATGGAAATACGGAAAAGATAAATGGGCTACTACAGTTTCTACGTTTTTAGAGTATGCTCAGGGCGGACGTTTTAATTATACTTATGGAGGAGATATCAATGGTGATGGTTCTGCTGTAAACGATTTAATTTATATACCAACAACGGCAGAAATTGCTCTGATGAATTTTAGCGGAGCAGGTCAGGCTGAGGCATTTGATAAATTTATCTATCAGGATAAGTACATGAAAAACAGAAGAGGGCAGTATGCAGACCGTTATGGTGCAATATCTCCCTGGAGAGGAAGATGTGATCTTAAACTGATGCAGGATTATAATTTTAAATTTTCATCTGCGTCTGAAAAAAAGAATACTATTCAGTTTAGTATTGATATTTTGAATTTTGGAAATTTAATAAATTCTAATTGGGGAGTTGTTCAGGTGCCAACAAGCGTTCAGCCCATTGGTGTGAAAGTTGTGGGAAATACTCCAACGTATACATTCAATAATACTCCAACCAAGACATTTAGTTACGATGCGAGTTTAACATCGAGATGGCAGGCTCAGTTTGGTATCAGATACATTTTTTAA
- a CDS encoding LytTR family DNA-binding domain-containing protein — translation MKLNCVVVDDSSIQRTIIAKLVNNHPGLHLIGDFSNAIEAKSCISLNNIDLIFLDIEMPVINGFDFLDGLKTKPQIIFITSKAEYALKAFDYDATDYLQKPIAVDRFNASVKRAIDMHLLRKEVKEEEGEHIFIKSNLKKLKIFTAKIKWIEAFGDYVRVVTEDDSNLVLSTMKSFENDLSKDKFIRVHKSYIINIDKVERFNSKFAEIGITKIPLSRNKKEDLVKALSTSS, via the coding sequence ATGAAACTAAACTGTGTTGTTGTAGATGATAGTTCTATACAGAGGACAATTATTGCAAAATTAGTTAATAATCACCCAGGTTTGCACTTAATCGGGGATTTTTCTAACGCAATAGAAGCAAAAAGTTGTATCTCTCTAAATAATATAGACCTAATATTCCTTGATATTGAAATGCCTGTTATTAACGGTTTTGACTTCCTTGACGGACTAAAGACAAAACCACAAATTATATTTATCACTTCTAAAGCTGAATATGCTTTAAAAGCCTTTGATTATGATGCCACTGATTACCTGCAAAAACCTATTGCAGTCGATCGGTTTAATGCTTCTGTAAAAAGAGCAATAGACATGCATCTACTTAGAAAAGAAGTAAAAGAAGAAGAAGGCGAACATATATTCATCAAGAGTAACCTTAAAAAACTTAAAATTTTCACCGCAAAAATCAAATGGATTGAAGCTTTTGGAGATTATGTAAGAGTGGTTACTGAAGACGATAGTAATCTGGTACTTTCAACAATGAAATCTTTTGAAAATGATTTGTCAAAAGACAAATTCATTCGTGTACATAAGTCCTATATTATCAATATTGATAAAGTAGAGCGCTTTAATAGTAAATTTGCAGAAATTGGTATTACCAAAATTCCGCTTAGCCGAAACAAAAAAGAAGATTTAGTAAAAGCATTGTCAACGTCGTCATAA
- the rpsR gene encoding 30S ribosomal protein S18, whose translation MSTIEQSAKGKKDGDIRYLTPLNIETNKTKKYCRFKKSGIKYIDYKDADFLLKFVNEQGKILPRRLTGTSLKYQRKVSVAVKRARHLALMPYVADLLK comes from the coding sequence ATGTCTACAATAGAGCAATCTGCAAAAGGAAAAAAAGACGGAGATATCAGATATTTAACGCCTTTAAACATTGAAACTAACAAAACTAAAAAGTACTGTCGTTTCAAAAAATCAGGAATCAAATATATCGATTATAAAGATGCTGATTTCTTATTGAAATTCGTTAATGAGCAAGGAAAAATTCTTCCTCGTCGTTTAACTGGAACTTCATTAAAATACCAAAGAAAAGTTTCTGTAGCTGTAAAAAGAGCTCGTCACTTAGCTTTAATGCCATACGTGGCCGATTTATTAAAATAA
- a CDS encoding DUF2147 domain-containing protein, with translation MKNWMLTIGIFFLTLGTIQGQSVIGKWKTIDDETGEAKSVVEIYEKSGKLYGKVVEILRADHKKDVCTKCDGADKNKPILGMMIINGLKKDGSEYNGGTILDPQNGKKYKCYIALESADKLKLRGYVGISIMGRTQYWTRVKN, from the coding sequence ATGAAAAATTGGATGTTAACAATTGGAATTTTCTTTTTAACCTTAGGTACAATTCAAGGCCAAAGTGTTATTGGGAAATGGAAAACAATTGATGATGAAACAGGTGAAGCAAAATCGGTTGTAGAGATTTATGAGAAATCGGGAAAGCTTTATGGTAAAGTAGTAGAAATACTTCGTGCTGATCATAAGAAAGATGTGTGTACTAAATGTGATGGCGCAGATAAAAACAAGCCAATTTTAGGCATGATGATTATTAACGGACTTAAAAAAGATGGTTCTGAATATAATGGAGGAACAATTTTAGATCCTCAAAATGGTAAAAAATACAAATGTTATATTGCATTAGAATCTGCAGATAAACTAAAACTTCGTGGTTATGTTGGGATTTCGATCATGGGAAGAACACAATACTGGACAAGAGTGAAAAATTAA
- the rplI gene encoding 50S ribosomal protein L9, with amino-acid sequence MELILKQDVQNLGFKDDVVSVKPGYGRNFLIPQGFASLATPSAKKVLAENLKQRAHKEAKVVADAKALAETIKALEIKLTAKAGGEKLFGSITNIDIAEALEKSGNAIDRKFITSGIVKRTGKYTASIRLHRDVIVELPYEIIAEK; translated from the coding sequence ATGGAACTTATTTTAAAACAAGACGTACAAAACTTAGGATTTAAAGATGATGTAGTATCTGTAAAACCTGGTTACGGTCGTAACTTTTTAATTCCTCAAGGTTTTGCTAGTTTAGCAACTCCTTCTGCTAAAAAAGTTTTAGCTGAAAATCTAAAACAAAGAGCACATAAAGAAGCTAAAGTTGTTGCTGATGCAAAAGCATTAGCTGAAACTATTAAAGCTCTTGAAATTAAACTTACTGCAAAAGCTGGTGGAGAGAAACTTTTTGGTTCTATCACAAACATCGACATTGCTGAAGCTTTAGAGAAATCAGGTAACGCTATTGATAGAAAATTTATCACAAGTGGTATCGTAAAACGTACAGGAAAATATACTGCTAGCATCCGTTTACACAGAGATGTTATCGTTGAATTACCATACGAGATTATCGCTGAAAAATAA
- the rpsF gene encoding 30S ribosomal protein S6 translates to MNHYETVFILNPVLSEVQVKETVTKFEEFLTSRGAEMVSKEDWGLKKMAYEIQNKKSGFYHLFEFKVAGEVLIAFETEFRRDERVMRFLTVSLDKHAISWAERRRAKLKSTKA, encoded by the coding sequence ATGAATCATTATGAAACTGTTTTCATTTTAAATCCCGTTTTATCTGAGGTTCAGGTGAAGGAAACAGTAACGAAATTTGAAGAATTTCTTACTAGTAGAGGAGCTGAAATGGTATCGAAAGAGGATTGGGGTCTGAAAAAAATGGCTTACGAAATCCAAAATAAAAAAAGTGGTTTTTATCACTTATTCGAATTCAAAGTAGCTGGAGAAGTTCTAATTGCTTTTGAAACTGAATTTAGACGTGACGAAAGAGTTATGCGTTTCTTAACTGTAAGTTTAGACAAACATGCTATTTCATGGGCTGAAAGAAGAAGAGCCAAATTAAAATCTACTAAAGCTTAA
- the priA gene encoding primosomal protein N', producing MFFIEVILPLSSVKPLTYRVSEAEFHFIKKGMRVAVPIKNKIYTGLVLDIHENTPNLYEAKEIHEILDEKPIATEIQIKHWLWVANYYMCGIGDVYRGAFPSGLLLESETIVSYKPDTVVNDSELSDDEFLIYEALHHQSSLKVGEIASILNKKNILPTLQKLMAKDIIVLEEEIKESYKPKLVRYVKLHAKYESDNGLGELLEVLKSANKQKEIVLAYFQIMASEKRPITVKKLVEISNSTSATVKALIDKEIFEEYLLQHDRVSFEGETSDKQLLLSEAQENAFTAIKQNFTEKEVCLLHGVTSSGKTEIYIKLIEEYLATGKQVLYLLPEIALTTQLVSRLRLHFGDKVAVFHSKYNNNERVEVWKQTLENSEKAQIVIGARSALFLPFNNLGLLIVDEEHEQTFKQTDPAPRYHARDAAIVLANFHNAKVLLGSATPSIETYFNTQTDKYGLVTLTERYNNVRMPEIVLVDLKDKHFRKRMTGHFSDLLIEEIAEALSLGEQVILFQNRRGYSPIIECMTCGHVPHCQQCDVSLTFHKHKNQLRCHYCGYSIAKPTHCHSCSSIDLTTKGFGTEQIEQELVSLFPKAKTGRMDQDTTRGKYGFEKIIDSFKNREIDILVGTQMLAKGLDFDNVSLVGIMNADNMLHHPDFRAFERSFQMMTQVAGRAGRSEKQGKVVIQTYNPNHNTIQQVTNHNYIGMYKEQLYDRQIYKYPPYFRIIKLTLKHREFEKLKEGSMWLYQVLSQNLNMPVLGPEEPAISRIRNEYIRTILIKIPQNLPLGSTKKTIQKMLNSFEAVAQYRAIKVIGNVDFY from the coding sequence ATGTTTTTTATTGAAGTTATCTTGCCGCTTTCCTCGGTTAAACCTCTTACTTATCGTGTTTCTGAGGCTGAATTCCATTTTATAAAAAAAGGAATGCGGGTGGCGGTGCCTATTAAAAATAAAATCTATACAGGACTTGTTTTAGATATTCATGAAAATACTCCGAATTTATATGAAGCCAAAGAGATTCATGAAATATTAGACGAAAAACCAATTGCAACCGAAATTCAGATTAAACACTGGCTTTGGGTGGCAAATTATTATATGTGCGGAATTGGCGATGTGTATCGTGGTGCTTTCCCAAGTGGTTTATTACTGGAAAGTGAAACTATTGTTTCGTATAAACCAGATACAGTTGTAAATGATTCTGAACTTTCTGATGATGAATTCTTGATTTATGAAGCGTTGCACCATCAGAGTTCACTTAAAGTTGGAGAAATAGCTTCTATTTTAAATAAAAAAAATATTCTCCCAACTCTTCAAAAATTAATGGCAAAAGACATTATTGTTTTAGAGGAAGAAATAAAAGAAAGTTACAAGCCAAAATTGGTTCGGTATGTGAAATTGCATGCCAAATACGAATCAGATAATGGTTTGGGAGAATTGCTGGAAGTGCTGAAAAGTGCCAATAAACAAAAAGAAATTGTTTTGGCTTACTTTCAAATCATGGCTTCTGAAAAGAGACCTATTACTGTAAAAAAACTTGTTGAGATTTCAAATTCAACTTCTGCGACGGTAAAAGCTTTGATTGATAAAGAAATTTTTGAAGAATATCTTTTACAGCATGATCGCGTTTCTTTTGAGGGTGAAACTTCAGATAAACAATTGTTGTTAAGTGAAGCTCAGGAAAATGCTTTTACTGCAATAAAACAAAATTTTACTGAAAAAGAAGTTTGTTTGCTTCACGGCGTTACTTCAAGTGGAAAAACAGAAATTTATATCAAGCTAATTGAAGAATATCTGGCTACCGGGAAACAGGTTTTGTATCTGTTGCCAGAAATTGCTTTAACCACACAATTAGTTTCGCGTTTGCGGCTTCATTTTGGAGATAAAGTAGCTGTTTTTCATTCGAAATACAATAATAATGAAAGGGTTGAGGTTTGGAAACAAACATTGGAAAATTCTGAAAAAGCCCAAATTGTAATAGGAGCGAGGTCGGCTTTGTTTTTGCCTTTTAATAACTTAGGATTGTTGATTGTTGATGAAGAGCACGAACAAACTTTTAAACAAACAGATCCCGCGCCGCGTTATCATGCGCGTGATGCTGCGATTGTTTTGGCTAATTTTCATAATGCAAAAGTGCTTTTAGGATCAGCAACTCCAAGTATTGAAACTTATTTTAATACGCAAACAGATAAATACGGTTTGGTTACGCTGACTGAACGTTATAATAATGTTCGAATGCCTGAAATTGTTTTGGTTGATTTGAAAGACAAACATTTCAGAAAAAGGATGACAGGGCATTTTAGTGATCTTTTAATAGAAGAAATTGCCGAAGCTTTGTCTTTGGGCGAGCAAGTGATTTTGTTTCAAAACAGACGAGGATATTCACCAATAATAGAATGTATGACTTGCGGACATGTTCCGCATTGTCAGCAATGTGATGTGAGTTTGACTTTTCATAAACACAAAAATCAATTGCGTTGTCATTACTGCGGATATTCTATTGCAAAACCTACACATTGCCATAGTTGCTCAAGTATCGATTTGACAACAAAAGGATTTGGAACTGAACAAATCGAACAAGAATTGGTATCTCTTTTTCCGAAAGCAAAAACCGGAAGAATGGATCAGGATACAACTCGCGGAAAATATGGTTTTGAGAAAATAATTGACTCTTTTAAAAATCGTGAAATAGATATTTTGGTCGGGACACAAATGCTGGCTAAAGGTTTAGATTTTGATAATGTAAGCTTGGTTGGAATAATGAATGCAGATAATATGTTGCATCATCCCGATTTTAGAGCTTTTGAACGCAGTTTTCAAATGATGACACAGGTTGCAGGAAGAGCAGGAAGATCTGAAAAACAAGGAAAAGTTGTGATTCAGACTTATAATCCAAATCACAATACAATTCAGCAAGTTACAAACCATAATTATATAGGTATGTATAAGGAGCAGTTATACGACCGACAAATTTATAAATACCCGCCTTATTTCAGGATCATAAAACTGACTTTGAAGCATCGGGAATTTGAAAAATTAAAAGAAGGCTCGATGTGGCTGTATCAGGTTTTGAGTCAAAACCTGAATATGCCTGTTTTGGGACCGGAGGAACCGGCAATAAGCAGAATCAGAAATGAATACATCAGAACAATTTTGATAAAGATTCCGCAAAATCTACCTTTAGGAAGTACAAAAAAAACTATTCAGAAAATGTTGAATAGTTTTGAGGCTGTTGCTCAATACAGAGCTATAAAGGTAATTGGTAACGTCGATTTTTATTAA
- the bla-B1-FLAV gene encoding subclass B1 metallo-beta-lactamase yields the protein MRKLISIILFFAILSNSFAQTKNSPLQISHLTGDFYVYKTFHDYKGTLISANAMYLVTDKGVVLFDAPWDVTQFQPLLDTIKARHNKEVVMCFATHSHEDRAGGLEFYSKKGIKTYTIKLTDQILEKNKEPRAEFVIPNDTTFTVGQHTFEVYYPGKGHASDNIVVWFGKEKVLCGACFIKSVEAQDLGYLGDSDVKEWKKSIGKVKAKFKNPKYIIPGHEDWTNTESLNHTLKLVDEYLAQKSSRKK from the coding sequence ATGCGAAAATTAATATCGATAATTTTATTTTTTGCAATACTATCCAATAGTTTTGCTCAAACTAAAAATTCTCCATTACAAATAAGTCATCTTACAGGTGACTTTTATGTTTATAAGACATTTCATGATTATAAAGGAACATTGATTTCGGCAAATGCCATGTATCTGGTTACAGATAAAGGTGTTGTGTTGTTTGATGCGCCGTGGGATGTGACGCAGTTTCAGCCTTTATTAGATACTATAAAAGCAAGGCATAATAAAGAAGTTGTGATGTGTTTTGCGACACATTCTCACGAAGACAGAGCTGGAGGTTTGGAATTTTATAGTAAAAAAGGAATCAAAACTTATACTATAAAATTAACAGATCAGATTCTTGAAAAAAATAAAGAACCGAGAGCTGAATTTGTGATTCCAAATGACACAACATTTACTGTTGGTCAACATACTTTTGAGGTTTATTATCCGGGAAAAGGTCATGCTTCGGATAATATTGTAGTTTGGTTTGGTAAAGAAAAAGTACTTTGCGGGGCTTGTTTCATCAAAAGTGTCGAAGCTCAGGATTTAGGATATTTAGGAGATTCTGACGTAAAAGAATGGAAAAAATCGATTGGTAAAGTGAAGGCGAAATTTAAGAATCCAAAATACATTATTCCGGGTCATGAAGACTGGACTAATACGGAATCTTTAAACCATACTTTGAAATTGGTTGATGAGTATTTGGCTCAAAAATCTTCTAGAAAAAAGTAA